A region from the Campylobacter subantarcticus LMG 24377 genome encodes:
- a CDS encoding RluA family pseudouridine synthase yields MLKISSLCEERLDIFLSEILKQSRSQVARLIKEDCIYINKKIENKIAKKIKQKDEISIVFPQIKEAKEIYEPDFDIEILYEDDDILVLNKAPNIVVHGASSVKEATLVDWLLHKGYALSNLNGEYRAGLVHRLDKGTSGAIVIAKNNQAHQLLAAQLLDKSMGRFYLALSDLPLKHEKMSNEKAIMRCPSNRLKKITTNHPNALAKSAKTDFVNLLSSGKYSLLAAKLYTGRTHQIRVHLADFNRYILGDELYGYKGKIKYNRIMLHAYLIYFIHPRTKELMFIKAPMFDDFYQILKENFTQGEIDEKTSLDYLKFCFGF; encoded by the coding sequence ATGTTAAAAATTTCATCGCTTTGTGAAGAAAGATTGGATATTTTTTTATCGGAGATACTTAAGCAAAGTCGTTCTCAAGTTGCTAGATTGATAAAAGAAGATTGTATTTACATAAATAAAAAAATAGAAAATAAAATCGCAAAAAAAATCAAACAAAAAGATGAAATTAGCATAGTTTTTCCTCAGATCAAAGAAGCTAAAGAAATTTATGAACCTGATTTTGATATAGAAATTTTATACGAAGATGATGATATTTTGGTGTTAAATAAAGCGCCTAATATTGTTGTGCATGGTGCAAGCAGTGTTAAGGAAGCAACTTTAGTGGATTGGCTTTTGCATAAGGGTTATGCTTTGTCTAATTTAAATGGAGAGTATAGAGCAGGACTTGTACATCGGCTAGATAAAGGTACAAGTGGTGCTATTGTCATAGCTAAAAACAACCAAGCACACCAGCTTTTAGCTGCTCAACTTTTAGATAAAAGCATGGGAAGGTTTTATTTAGCATTAAGTGATCTTCCCTTGAAACATGAAAAAATGAGCAATGAAAAAGCTATTATGCGTTGTCCTAGTAATAGGCTTAAAAAAATCACCACAAACCATCCTAATGCTTTAGCTAAGAGCGCTAAAACTGACTTTGTAAATTTGCTAAGTAGTGGAAAATACTCATTGCTAGCTGCTAAGTTATACACAGGAAGAACCCATCAAATCAGAGTGCATTTGGCTGATTTTAATCGTTATATTTTAGGAGATGAATTATACGGATATAAAGGAAAAATAAAGTATAATAGAATAATGCTTCATGCGTATTTGATTTATTTTATTCATCCTAGGACTAAAGAGTTGATGTTTATAAAAGCTCCTATGTTTGATGATTTTTATCAAATTTTAAAAGAAAACTTTACACAAGGAGAGATAGATGAAAAAACTTCATTGGATTATCTTAAGTTCTGCTTTGGCTTTTAG
- a CDS encoding fibronectin type III domain-containing protein, which translates to MKKLHWIILSSALAFSACSTTMSSPQIAQVNDTLPKISSIKSISDITSIAFEWEPLYDQNIAGYYIYRANAAGVPMELVAKIKNKFQTHYTDTDLEPNTRYYYSMKTFNELGQVSQDGVSIEAFTNRVIDPVPFVQAIVGLPNRVKLVWRPHPDVRVNAYVIERANMKDMKFKELAKIKNRLSAEYIDDSLKPDESFQYRIVALTYDGIKSAPSKIVESTTKALPPMVSNLQASKDAPRKIILTWDKIDYADFAYYKIYSSSNTFLPFSVIAKTSENTYEDVVKGVAEKRYYKVSMVDKDGLESPIASEPVEGITLGAPLAPSIILCAVEDDGIRVEWVDNDDRAKEYIVKRSGGGSNAVFKEIKSKQLKDITAVPGKVYSYEVIAIDANGIESKASDKFTVVK; encoded by the coding sequence ATGAAAAAACTTCATTGGATTATCTTAAGTTCTGCTTTGGCTTTTAGTGCTTGTAGTACAACGATGAGTTCACCGCAAATTGCTCAAGTGAATGATACTTTGCCAAAAATTTCAAGTATTAAAAGTATAAGTGATATTACTAGTATAGCATTTGAATGGGAACCATTGTATGATCAAAATATAGCAGGATATTACATTTATAGAGCAAATGCAGCTGGTGTACCTATGGAGCTTGTAGCAAAAATCAAAAATAAGTTTCAAACACATTATACCGATACGGACTTAGAGCCAAATACAAGATATTATTACTCTATGAAAACCTTTAATGAGCTTGGACAAGTTTCTCAAGATGGTGTGAGTATAGAGGCTTTTACTAATAGAGTGATTGATCCAGTGCCTTTTGTGCAGGCTATTGTAGGTTTGCCAAATCGTGTAAAATTAGTATGGAGACCACATCCTGATGTAAGAGTTAATGCGTATGTTATTGAACGTGCAAATATGAAAGATATGAAATTTAAAGAATTAGCTAAAATCAAAAATCGCCTAAGTGCTGAATATATAGATGATTCATTAAAACCTGATGAGAGTTTTCAGTATAGAATTGTAGCTTTAACTTATGATGGCATTAAAAGTGCCCCAAGCAAGATAGTAGAATCTACCACTAAAGCACTTCCTCCTATGGTAAGCAATTTGCAAGCAAGTAAAGATGCTCCAAGAAAAATCATTTTAACTTGGGATAAAATTGATTATGCAGATTTTGCTTATTATAAAATTTATTCTAGTTCAAATACTTTTTTGCCATTTAGTGTAATAGCAAAAACTTCTGAAAATACTTACGAAGATGTGGTTAAAGGTGTGGCTGAAAAAAGATATTACAAGGTTAGTATGGTGGATAAAGATGGTTTGGAAAGTCCTATAGCAAGTGAGCCTGTGGAGGGCATTACGCTAGGAGCACCACTAGCTCCAAGTATTATTTTATGTGCTGTTGAAGATGATGGTATTAGGGTTGAATGGGTTGATAATGATGATAGAGCTAAAGAATACATAGTTAAACGAAGTGGCGGTGGAAGTAATGCTGTGTTTAAAGAGATTAAATCTAAACAATTAAAAGACATCACAGCTGTTCCTGGAAAAGTATATAGCTACGAAGTTATTGCTATTGATGCAAATGGCATAGAATCGAAAGCTTCTGATAAATTTACAGTAGTAAAATAA
- a CDS encoding cell division ATP-binding protein FtsE, producing the protein MIEAKKLCLGYDELVIENASFSLKDNDFVFITGKSGSGKSTLLKSFYGDLEPISGNLKVCNNDLVDISNAELLELRQKIGIIFQDYRLVQEFSVEKNVMLPLMIKGYSKNVCKEQAIKLLKHVNLTFKADKKPAQLSGGEQQRVAMARALAHNPKLLLCDEPTGNLDEYSSDIIWTLLKSAREILGTCVVVVTHRIPTNLRLDYRRFNIENGRMNEIF; encoded by the coding sequence ATGATAGAGGCTAAAAAGCTTTGTCTTGGTTATGATGAACTTGTTATAGAAAATGCTAGTTTTTCTCTAAAAGATAATGATTTTGTTTTTATTACAGGAAAAAGTGGTAGTGGAAAATCAACTTTGTTAAAATCTTTCTATGGAGATTTAGAGCCAATAAGTGGAAATTTAAAGGTTTGTAATAATGATTTAGTAGATATTTCTAATGCTGAGCTTTTAGAACTTAGACAAAAAATAGGAATTATTTTTCAAGATTATCGTCTGGTGCAAGAATTTAGTGTAGAAAAAAATGTAATGCTGCCTTTAATGATTAAGGGATATAGTAAAAATGTATGCAAAGAACAAGCTATAAAGCTTTTAAAACATGTAAATTTAACTTTTAAGGCTGATAAAAAACCAGCTCAACTTTCAGGTGGAGAACAACAACGCGTTGCCATGGCAAGAGCCTTAGCACATAATCCAAAATTACTCTTATGTGATGAGCCAACGGGAAACCTAGATGAATACTCTTCAGATATTATATGGACTTTGTTAAAATCAGCAAGAGAAATACTTGGAACTTGTGTGGTAGTTGTCACACATAGAATTCCTACTAATTTAAGACTTGATTATCGTCGTTTTAATATAGAAAATGGGAGAATGAATGAAATCTTTTAA
- a CDS encoding tyrosine-type recombinase/integrase, whose translation MIIVNDRQLKNLTVDKKTYIKDASTKNLYIEARISYGDIDKNFYFRYKLNKKGYSFKIGKYPITTLAQAREIANDYNDMLSQGINPKEHIQKENTQKSKTIEEVFNEWKDIAYKDNSTYGLPNRLDYHIISKYKTKSIVELTKSDILFVFDRLHAENKIETIKRVFLGLRKMLLYAIHREYIENSNILTLDIKALYGTNKVQSHRTITDEVRFKELLLAIDNYEGSIFTKVALQISPYLFLRSANIRNLEWEEVDFEKKQITIRANKVKAREDFIVPLSQSVLDLLLYVKNFSYSDSKYVFPSDISKSKTMSENTLNQAIKRLGFGDEMVYHGFRATASTFLYEYKNIHKQDSEVIELCLDHRERNKVKAVYNRSLRLDDRRELMQWWSDFIDKLKN comes from the coding sequence GTGATTATTGTAAATGATAGGCAACTTAAAAATTTAACTGTTGATAAAAAAACTTATATCAAAGACGCTTCTACTAAAAATTTATATATTGAAGCTAGGATTTCTTATGGAGATATTGATAAGAATTTTTATTTTAGATATAAACTTAATAAAAAGGGGTATTCTTTTAAAATAGGGAAATATCCTATAACCACATTAGCACAGGCAAGAGAGATTGCGAATGATTATAACGACATGCTATCACAAGGCATTAACCCAAAAGAACATATTCAAAAGGAAAATACTCAAAAATCAAAAACAATAGAAGAGGTTTTCAATGAATGGAAAGATATTGCTTATAAAGATAACTCTACTTATGGATTACCAAATAGATTAGACTATCACATTATTTCAAAATATAAAACCAAAAGCATTGTTGAGCTTACTAAAAGCGATATATTGTTTGTATTTGATAGACTTCATGCTGAAAATAAAATAGAAACAATCAAAAGAGTATTTCTAGGATTAAGAAAAATGCTACTGTATGCTATACATAGAGAATATATAGAAAACAGTAATATTTTAACTTTAGACATAAAAGCGCTTTATGGTACTAATAAAGTTCAAAGTCATAGAACTATTACAGATGAAGTAAGATTTAAAGAATTATTGCTTGCGATTGATAATTACGAGGGTAGTATTTTTACAAAAGTTGCTTTGCAAATTAGTCCATATTTATTTTTAAGAAGTGCCAATATTAGAAATTTGGAATGGGAAGAAGTAGATTTTGAGAAAAAACAAATCACTATTCGTGCCAATAAAGTTAAAGCGAGAGAGGATTTTATTGTTCCATTAAGTCAGAGTGTTTTAGACTTGCTTTTATATGTTAAAAATTTTTCTTACTCAGATTCAAAATATGTTTTTCCAAGTGATATAAGTAAATCTAAAACAATGAGTGAAAACACATTAAATCAAGCCATTAAAAGATTAGGTTTTGGTGATGAAATGGTGTATCATGGTTTTAGAGCTACTGCTTCAACTTTTCTTTATGAATATAAAAATATTCATAAACAAGATAGTGAGGTTATAGAACTATGTTTAGATCATAGAGAAAGAAATAAAGTAAAAGCGGTATATAATAGAAGCTTAAGACTTGATGATAGAAGAGAGCTAATGCAATGGTGGAGTGATTTTATTGATAAATTAAAAAATTAG
- a CDS encoding DNA-directed RNA polymerase subunit omega yields MRVEQVAAKALKKLKDDRYKLALVVAKRAEELANGAEPLVNLDKNKYKYTDIALHEIAEDKIVLEGFIEADK; encoded by the coding sequence ATGAGAGTAGAACAAGTAGCTGCAAAAGCACTAAAAAAATTAAAAGATGATAGATATAAATTAGCTCTTGTAGTGGCTAAAAGAGCTGAAGAGCTTGCAAATGGCGCAGAACCTTTAGTAAATTTAGATAAAAATAAATATAAATATACTGATATTGCTTTACATGAGATAGCAGAAGATAAAATTGTATTAGAGGGATTTATTGAAGCTGATAAATGA
- a CDS encoding FtsW/RodA/SpoVE family cell cycle protein, translating to MIKLDRRILTHFDFIQPLLILPIIVISFLLIYEANIRLAEKQLIYTLVGFTGFAFFFFLPLRRLMWLIPVLYWINIILLASVDIFGVEKLGARRWLEIPFTHFTIQPSEIFKPSFILMLAYLIYQNPPPPNGYGLKQFLKLSFYIILPFLLIAGEPDLGTALVLLIVGFGTLFIIGINYKIWLSIFLVIAIASPIIYSDFLKPYQKQRIHDFLAEEPSYHVKQSIIAIGSGGLSGKKADEATQTHFKFLPISTSDFIFAYLTERFGFLGAMAIILLYTLLIFHLLSLNYKLKDDYFTRVVTNCIALFIFIYVAVNISMTIGFAPVVGIPMPFFSHGGSSFATFMVFFGILQNLITFRYLAIEKAVKIKF from the coding sequence TTGATAAAGCTTGATAGAAGAATTTTAACACATTTTGATTTTATACAACCTCTTCTTATATTGCCTATCATTGTCATATCATTTCTTTTAATCTATGAAGCCAATATACGCTTAGCTGAAAAACAGCTTATTTATACCTTGGTGGGTTTTACAGGCTTTGCATTTTTTTTCTTTTTGCCTTTAAGAAGATTAATGTGGCTCATACCTGTGCTTTATTGGATTAATATCATCTTGCTTGCAAGTGTTGATATTTTTGGCGTGGAAAAACTTGGAGCAAGAAGATGGCTTGAAATTCCTTTTACACATTTTACTATACAGCCTTCTGAAATTTTCAAGCCATCTTTTATCTTAATGCTAGCTTATTTGATTTATCAAAATCCACCTCCACCTAATGGCTACGGTTTAAAACAATTTCTTAAACTGAGTTTTTATATTATCCTGCCCTTTTTGCTCATTGCAGGCGAACCTGATCTAGGAACAGCTTTAGTGCTTTTAATAGTAGGTTTTGGAACACTTTTCATCATTGGGATAAATTATAAAATTTGGCTTAGTATTTTTTTAGTCATAGCTATTGCTTCACCTATTATCTACAGTGACTTTCTAAAACCCTATCAAAAACAAAGAATTCATGATTTCTTAGCCGAAGAACCAAGTTACCATGTAAAACAATCTATTATCGCTATAGGGAGTGGAGGTTTAAGCGGGAAAAAAGCAGATGAGGCCACGCAAACACACTTTAAATTTTTACCTATTTCTACAAGTGATTTTATTTTTGCTTATTTAACCGAAAGATTTGGTTTTTTAGGTGCTATGGCGATTATATTGCTCTATACCCTACTCATTTTCCACCTACTAAGTTTAAACTATAAACTCAAAGACGATTATTTTACTAGAGTGGTTACTAATTGTATTGCTTTGTTTATTTTTATATATGTTGCAGTTAATATCTCAATGACCATAGGATTTGCACCTGTTGTTGGTATACCTATGCCATTTTTTAGCCATGGAGGGAGTTCTTTTGCTACTTTTATGGTTTTCTTTGGAATTTTACAAAATTTAATCACCTTTAGATATTTAGCCATAGAAAAAGCAGTAAAAATAAAATTCTAA
- a CDS encoding zinc metallopeptidase, M23 family, giving the protein MKKCFLLFLFSFSVLFANEIAQKQKDIKENEHIVKQLSKKLEDLASEILDNEKNLKKIALEISTLTSKTSKLEGSVKTQIKALEQLNAQNKDLLQNKNKIEGKIIDLIAKDFAYDLAIPKSYVESEDSIIALELVEVLDKIFKEEFYQISKDYEDVSRKIEEKQKQITTINNNLKAYKEQIDELENLRKKQEREITKQKNDKEIYTRKLSNLQAQQQELRKTLNRLQIIKEREEEKLAQKKEQSKQPSSSVKQVGSSYQTSSVKRYSGSKTIAPLESYTVKQKFGNYIDPIYNIKIYNENVVLKSDSANAAVRNVLDGKVVFAKATPTLKQVVIVENKDGIHTIYAHLDKIAPGVKVGRNIKKGYIIGRVESDLTFEVTQKNFHINPLEMIK; this is encoded by the coding sequence ATGAAAAAATGCTTTTTGCTTTTTTTATTTTCCTTCTCTGTTTTATTTGCAAATGAAATTGCACAAAAGCAAAAAGATATTAAAGAAAATGAACATATAGTAAAGCAATTATCTAAAAAATTAGAAGATTTAGCTAGTGAAATTTTAGATAATGAGAAAAATTTAAAAAAAATCGCTTTAGAAATTAGCACCTTAACTTCAAAAACTTCTAAACTTGAAGGATCTGTGAAAACTCAAATAAAAGCATTAGAGCAGCTTAATGCACAAAATAAAGATCTTTTGCAAAATAAAAATAAGATCGAAGGAAAGATAATTGATTTAATTGCTAAAGATTTTGCTTATGATTTAGCAATTCCTAAAAGTTATGTTGAAAGTGAAGATAGTATTATAGCTTTAGAGCTAGTTGAGGTTTTGGATAAAATTTTCAAAGAAGAGTTTTACCAAATTTCAAAAGACTATGAGGATGTAAGTAGAAAAATAGAAGAAAAACAAAAACAAATTACCACAATTAATAATAATTTAAAAGCTTATAAAGAACAAATCGATGAGCTTGAAAACCTTAGAAAAAAACAAGAAAGAGAGATTACAAAACAAAAAAATGATAAGGAAATTTATACACGAAAACTTTCTAATCTACAAGCACAGCAACAAGAACTAAGAAAAACTTTAAATAGATTGCAAATCATCAAAGAAAGAGAAGAAGAAAAGTTAGCGCAGAAAAAAGAACAAAGTAAACAACCTAGTTCAAGTGTAAAGCAGGTTGGTTCGAGTTATCAAACAAGTAGCGTTAAGCGTTATAGTGGTTCTAAGACCATAGCTCCTTTAGAATCTTACACAGTAAAACAAAAATTTGGAAATTATATTGATCCTATTTATAATATAAAAATCTATAATGAAAATGTAGTTTTAAAAAGTGATAGTGCTAATGCTGCGGTAAGAAATGTTTTAGATGGTAAGGTAGTTTTTGCAAAAGCAACTCCAACACTAAAGCAAGTTGTGATTGTTGAAAATAAAGATGGTATACATACTATTTATGCACATTTGGATAAAATTGCACCTGGGGTTAAAGTGGGTAGAAATATCAAAAAAGGTTATATTATAGGTAGGGTTGAGAGTGATTTAACTTTTGAAGTAACCCAAAAGAATTTTCATATCAATCCTTTGGAGATGATTAAATAA
- a CDS encoding ABC transporter permease has translation MKSFKNHLSLIFALMVMMFAFEFLIITNKTIEYYEKLLNKDYNIILVGKTHLDKKSIEEQVSHFQSLEILNPNEMVDRLKNDISAKNIEVLKATLPKFYTLKLNKLLSEDELNILKDKFLKNPNITRVETFAKTHTKIYKLLVLVKFLLWFFLFIIILLSFVLLLKQMKIWLFEHTQRVEIMCLLGAPFWFRSFMLYKIVFIDCFIAFLLLVLFFTQVYDLESIKLALQSVGISLPKINIFTHLFLIFLAMLCVCFACVNFVMFKVRK, from the coding sequence ATGAAATCTTTTAAAAATCATCTTTCTTTGATATTTGCTTTAATGGTGATGATGTTTGCTTTTGAGTTTTTGATTATCACAAATAAAACTATTGAATATTATGAAAAACTTTTAAATAAAGACTATAATATCATTTTAGTAGGAAAAACTCACTTAGATAAAAAAAGCATAGAAGAGCAGGTTAGTCATTTTCAATCTTTGGAAATTTTAAATCCAAATGAAATGGTAGATAGGCTTAAGAATGATATATCAGCTAAAAACATAGAGGTTTTAAAGGCTACATTGCCAAAATTTTATACTTTAAAGCTTAATAAGCTTTTGTCAGAAGATGAGTTAAACATTTTAAAAGATAAATTTTTAAAAAATCCTAACATTACTAGAGTGGAGACTTTTGCAAAAACGCATACAAAAATTTATAAACTTTTGGTTTTGGTGAAATTTTTATTATGGTTTTTCTTGTTTATTATAATATTGCTTAGTTTTGTATTATTGCTTAAACAGATGAAAATTTGGCTTTTCGAGCATACTCAAAGAGTGGAAATCATGTGCTTGCTTGGTGCCCCATTTTGGTTTAGATCTTTTATGCTTTATAAGATAGTTTTTATTGATTGTTTTATAGCATTTTTATTGCTTGTATTATTTTTTACCCAAGTTTATGATCTTGAATCTATTAAGCTAGCTTTACAAAGTGTAGGCATTAGCTTACCTAAAATAAATATTTTCACGCATTTATTTTTGATTTTTTTAGCAATGCTTTGTGTTTGTTTTGCTTGTGTGAATTTTGTGATGTTTAAGGTTAGAAAATGA
- the trmB gene encoding tRNA (guanosine(46)-N7)-methyltransferase TrmB, protein MPNFKCKILKEIQLPFEKDGVEFLWMAKGENVDLLFTRIEQENFFLQIKKDKKKQEWLIKGEKHTKPSQIGYLQKALLVFKENFTQDVVCEAVALKYTRLIQKTPLIANDLKEILEQTKNKKQIFIEIGFGSGRHLLYQARQNPDILVVGIEIYTPALEQVAKLALSEKLNNILLIETDARLLLSVLESNLVDKIFLHFPVPWDKKPHRRVIGVNFANECARVLKESGQFELRTDSFLYFNFTLETFLNFSHLKALIKKNENLEIASKYEDRWKRQNKDIYDLIISGFSKSKSLSKDQKFAIEDLRLNTEELACIKKNFKNEVFKGEDFFLHFEKMYIKDDELIIKIAFGAFYKPEHVYVALNIQKIEFIFKQPFKTKENLKAIEKLREILYSYIK, encoded by the coding sequence ATGCCAAATTTTAAGTGTAAAATTTTAAAAGAAATTCAACTTCCTTTTGAAAAAGATGGAGTTGAATTTTTATGGATGGCCAAGGGTGAAAATGTAGATTTGCTTTTTACGCGTATTGAGCAAGAAAACTTTTTTTTACAAATAAAAAAAGATAAAAAAAAACAAGAATGGCTTATAAAGGGTGAAAAACACACAAAACCATCTCAAATTGGGTATTTGCAAAAAGCTTTGTTGGTATTTAAAGAAAACTTTACTCAAGATGTGGTTTGTGAAGCTGTGGCACTAAAATATACAAGATTAATCCAAAAAACGCCTTTGATTGCTAATGATCTAAAAGAAATTTTAGAGCAAACAAAAAACAAAAAACAAATTTTTATTGAAATAGGCTTTGGTAGTGGTAGGCATTTGCTTTACCAAGCTAGACAAAACCCTGATATTTTGGTTGTTGGTATAGAAATTTACACTCCTGCATTAGAGCAAGTAGCTAAGCTTGCTTTGAGTGAAAAATTAAATAATATTTTATTGATAGAAACAGACGCTAGATTGTTATTAAGTGTACTTGAGTCCAACTTGGTAGATAAAATTTTCTTGCACTTTCCTGTACCTTGGGATAAAAAGCCTCATCGCAGGGTGATTGGAGTAAACTTTGCAAATGAATGCGCTAGGGTTTTAAAAGAAAGTGGTCAATTTGAGCTTAGAACGGATAGCTTTTTGTATTTTAATTTTACTTTGGAAACTTTTTTGAATTTTTCTCATTTGAAAGCCTTGATTAAGAAAAATGAAAATTTAGAAATTGCAAGTAAATACGAAGATCGTTGGAAAAGACAAAATAAAGATATATATGATTTAATCATCAGTGGTTTTAGTAAGAGTAAAAGTTTAAGTAAGGATCAAAAATTTGCTATTGAAGATTTAAGATTAAATACAGAAGAACTAGCTTGTATAAAAAAGAATTTTAAAAATGAAGTTTTTAAAGGTGAGGATTTTTTCTTGCATTTTGAAAAAATGTATATTAAAGATGATGAGCTTATCATTAAAATAGCTTTTGGTGCTTTTTATAAGCCCGAGCATGTTTATGTAGCTTTAAATATACAAAAGATAGAATTTATTTTTAAGCAACCTTTTAAAACTAAAGAAAATTTAAAAGCTATAGAAAAATTAAGAGAAATATTGTATTCTTATATTAAATAA
- the pyrH gene encoding UMP kinase produces MNNKRKRVLVKFSGEALAGENGFGIENSVLKYIASEIKSLINENVEVGIVIGGGNIIRGVSAARDGLIKRTSGDHMGMLATVINSIAMQEALESAGLDVRVQSAIQMEAFCETYIMRRAHRHLEKGRIVIFACGTGNPYFTTDTAATLRAVEIQADMIIKATKVDGIYDKDPKKYDDATMLNELSYERALHDNIKVMDDTAIALAKDNALPIVVCNMFKEGNLLKIIQGDMSLCSIVKN; encoded by the coding sequence ATGAACAATAAAAGAAAAAGAGTATTGGTTAAATTTTCTGGAGAAGCTTTGGCTGGAGAAAATGGCTTTGGCATAGAAAATTCTGTTTTAAAATATATAGCTTCTGAAATAAAAAGTTTGATTAATGAAAATGTTGAAGTAGGTATTGTAATAGGTGGTGGAAATATTATCAGAGGAGTATCTGCAGCAAGAGATGGACTTATAAAAAGAACAAGTGGTGATCATATGGGTATGCTTGCTACTGTGATTAATTCTATAGCTATGCAAGAAGCATTGGAAAGTGCTGGACTTGATGTAAGAGTTCAAAGCGCTATTCAAATGGAGGCATTTTGTGAAACTTATATTATGAGAAGAGCACATAGGCATTTGGAAAAAGGACGTATAGTTATTTTTGCCTGTGGTACAGGTAATCCTTATTTTACTACTGATACGGCTGCGACTTTAAGAGCAGTGGAAATTCAAGCAGATATGATTATTAAAGCGACCAAAGTAGATGGAATTTATGATAAAGATCCTAAAAAATATGATGATGCTACAATGCTTAATGAATTAAGCTATGAAAGAGCTTTGCATGATAATATTAAGGTTATGGATGATACTGCAATAGCATTAGCTAAAGATAATGCTTTGCCTATTGTAGTGTGTAATATGTTTAAAGAGGGAAATTTATTAAAAATCATTCAAGGCGATATGAGTTTATGCTCTATTGTTAAAAATTAA